Proteins from one Sabethes cyaneus chromosome 2, idSabCyanKW18_F2, whole genome shotgun sequence genomic window:
- the LOC128737906 gene encoding uncharacterized protein LOC128737906 isoform X1 produces the protein MPIKCCVQGCKSRYGEVKLSFHRFPAPCTVRDALRRQLWVKATAINSRNVNRRFVCGRHFVTGKPAAFSAVNEPDWIPTLFLYECSEDVSTNETAPEIEDSSLIQVVDRRLSLKRKSLAGSLHGNNTKRYAANVTIDKNQDVKTEPTSSGEYTTVDALPSEQSTSIPAYGHSSNVPDRSVQKKPCPERETIGQLRQSLSDSRKEIEFLKHVVAKQNEVIAGLRNDLKVLHNIK, from the exons ATGCCTATTAAATGCTGTGTACAAGGCTGCAAGTCAAGATACGGTGAAGTGAAGCTCAGTTTTCACCGATTTCCTGCACCCTGCACAGTACGCGACGCGTTGCGACGGCAGCTCTGGGTAAAAGCTACTGCAATAAACAGTCGAAATGTTAATCGACGTTTTGTTTGCGGACGTCATTTCGTAACAG GAAAACCAGCTGCATTTAGCGCCGTCAATGAGCCCGACTGGATACCTACGTTATTTTTGTACGAATGCTCAGAGGATGTTTCTACAAACGAAACTGCACCGGAAATTGAGGATTCATCTCTAATACAAGTCGTCGATCGGAG ACTGTCTTTAAAAAGGAAAAGTTTAGCAGGGTCACTGCATGGTAACAACACGAAAAGGTACGCAGCAAATGTAACTATTGACAAG AATCAAGACGTAAAAACTGAACCAACATCTAGCGGCGAATACACTACTGTTGACGCACTACCGAGTGAGCAAAGTACTAGCATTCCAGCATATGGACATTCTAGCAATGTACCTGACAGATCGGTGCAGAAAAAGCCCTGCCCTGAACGGGAGACGATCGGACAGCTACGACAATCGTTAAGCGATAGCAGAAAGGAAATAGAATTTCTCAAGCACGTGGTAGCAAAACAAAATGAGGTGATAGCGGGTTTACGAAATGATCTCAAGGTACTCCATAATATTAAATAA
- the LOC128737906 gene encoding uncharacterized protein LOC128737906 isoform X2 produces the protein MPIKCCVQGCKSRYGEVKLSFHRFPAPCTVRDALRRQLWVKATAINSRNVNRRFVCGRHFVTGKPAAFSAVNEPDWIPTLFLYECSEDVSTNETAPEIEDSSLIQVVDRRLSLKRKSLAGSLHGNNTKRIKT, from the exons ATGCCTATTAAATGCTGTGTACAAGGCTGCAAGTCAAGATACGGTGAAGTGAAGCTCAGTTTTCACCGATTTCCTGCACCCTGCACAGTACGCGACGCGTTGCGACGGCAGCTCTGGGTAAAAGCTACTGCAATAAACAGTCGAAATGTTAATCGACGTTTTGTTTGCGGACGTCATTTCGTAACAG GAAAACCAGCTGCATTTAGCGCCGTCAATGAGCCCGACTGGATACCTACGTTATTTTTGTACGAATGCTCAGAGGATGTTTCTACAAACGAAACTGCACCGGAAATTGAGGATTCATCTCTAATACAAGTCGTCGATCGGAG ACTGTCTTTAAAAAGGAAAAGTTTAGCAGGGTCACTGCATGGTAACAACACGAAAAG AATCAAGACGTAA